In a genomic window of Lycium ferocissimum isolate CSIRO_LF1 chromosome 9, AGI_CSIRO_Lferr_CH_V1, whole genome shotgun sequence:
- the LOC132029564 gene encoding F-box/LRR-repeat protein 15 isoform X1: protein MRIWCCLCFGEEEEDSKGYRSIMKDPILGSNGEELPDDNPPAFDWNVSVGRNNEEIDFDVNWLSSSEMEVRNNNNNNNGGERMLNVNLNLGLSGGEASSSSSTVQREDCDRDTYSKRPKVNSFSLDWDNHLLQETSYLCPMNQGGRDVSLSNLLGTIDDDGEDNGISNMEDLGVRMDLTDDLLHMVFSFLDHIDLCRAASVCSQWRAASSHEDFWRYLNFENKQISSDQFEDMCRRYPNATTINLYGTPNIHPLAMKAVSSLRNLDALTLGRGQLGETFFQALTDCNVLKSLTINDATLGNGIQEIPIYHDNLRLLQLVKCRVLRVSIRCPQLETLSLKRSSMPHAVLNCPLLHDLDIASCHKLSDAAIRSAATACPLLESLDMSNCSCVSDETLRDIAQTCGNLRVLDASYCPNISLESVRLVMLTVLKLHSCEGITSASMAAVAHSYMLEVLELDNCSLLTSVSLDLPRLRNIRLVHCRKFIDLNLHSGMLSSITVSNCPLLQRINITSSALKKLVLQKQESLTTIALQCPNLLEVDLTECESLTNSICEVFSDGGGCPVLKSLVLDNCESLTAMAFCSTSLVSLSLAGCRALISLELRCPYLEQVSLDGCDHLERASFCPVGLRSLNLGICPKMNVLHIEAPQMASLELKGCGVLSEASINCPLLTSFDASFCSHLKDDCLSATTSSCPLIESLVLMSCPSVGCDGLLSLQTLQNLTYLDLSYTFLVNLQPVYESCLRLKVLKLQACKYLTDTSLEPLYKENALPALCELDLSYGTLCQSAIEELLACCTHLTHVSLNGCINMHDLIWGFTGDQLSHIPSVSIAPHGSSLEQHLPNELPKRLLENLNCVGCPNIKKVVIPLAQGFLLSSLNLSLSANLKEVDIACYNLCVLNLSNCCSLESLQLECPRLSSLFLQSCNIDEEAVEAAVSRCTMLETLDVRFCPKICPLSMTKLRVACPSLKRIFSSLVPL, encoded by the exons ATGAGGATTTGGTGTTGtttatgttttggagaagaagaagaagatagtaAGGGTTACAGGAGTATTATGAAGGACCCGATTTTGGGGAGTAACGGCGAGGAATTGCCGGATGACAATCCTCCGGCATTTGACTGGAATGTTAGTGTTGGGAGGAATAATGaggagattgattttgatgtgaaCTGGTTATCTAGTAGTGAAATGGAGGTgaggaataataataataataataatggtggtGAGAGAATGTTGAATGTTAATTTGAATTTGGGGTTGAGTGGCGGAGAGGCTTCGTCGTCGTCCTCAACAGTGCAGAGAGAGGATTGTGATCGTGATACGTATAGTAAAAGGCCCAAAGTTAACTCCTTTTCGCT GGATTGGGACAACCACTTGTTGCAGGAAACCAGTTACCTTTGTCCAATGAACCAGGGCGGTCGAGATGTGAGTTTGTCAAACTTACTTGGTACAATAGATGATGATGGGGAAGATAATGGCATCTCAAACATGGAGGATTTAGGTGTCCGGATGGATCTTACTGATGATTTGTTGCATATG GTATTCTCTTTTTTGGACCATATTGATCTTTGTCGAGCTGCAAGTGTTTGTAGCCAGTGGAGAGCAGCTAGCTCTCACGAAGATTTTTGGCGGTATCTGAATTTTGAGAACAAGCAGATTTCCTCAGATCAAT TTGAGGACATGTGTCGGCGATATCCAAATGCAACAACAATCAATTTATATGGAACTCCTAATATTCATCCACTGGCAATGAAAGCTGTTTCTTCATTAAG AAATCTTGACGCTCTAACGTTGGGCAGAGGTCAGTTGGGGGAAACATTTTTCCAAGCCTTAACAGATTGCAATGTATTGAAGAGCTTGACCATTAATGATGCCACTCTTGGAAATGGTATTCAGGAGATACCAATTTATCATGATAACTTGCGTCTTCTGCAGCTCGTGAAGTGCCGTGTGCTTCGAGTTTCTATCAG ATGTCCGCAGCTTGAAACGTTGTCACTTAAGCGTAGTAGCATGCCACATGCGGTGCTTAATTGCCCTCTTTTACATGACCTTGATATAGCTTCATGTCACAAACTTTCCGACGCTGCTATTCGTTCAGCAGCCACAGCATGCCCTCTTTTAGAGTCTTTGGATATGTCAAATTGTTCATGTGTCAGTGATGAAACACTGCGAGATATAGCTCAAACTTGTGGAAATCTTCGAGTTCTGGATGCTTCATACTGCCCAAACATTTCTCTTGAG TCTGTGAGGCTGGTTATGCTAACTGTTCTGAAGCTTCATAGTTGTGAGGGCATAACATCAGCTTCCATGGCTGCCGTAGCCCATAGCTATATGTTAGAG GTTCTGGAGCTTGATAATTGCAGTTTATTGACATCAGTGTCATTGGATCTTCCTCGCCTTCGGAACATTAGACTAGTACATTGTCGCAA GTTTATTGACCTCAACTTGCATAGTGGAATGTTATCATCAATTACTGTTTCTAATTGCCCACTGCTGCAACGAATCAATATAACTTCAAGTGCACTCAAA AAATTAGTTTTGCAGAAGCAAGAAAGCTTGACAACAATTGCATTACAGTGTCCGAATTTGCTAGAAGTAGACCTTACTGAGTGTGAATCGCTCACCAATTCTATCTGTGAAGTTTTCAGCGATGGTGGTGGCTGTCCCGTGCTTAAATCCTTAGTTCTGGATAACTGCGAG AGCTTGACAGCTATGGCTTTCTGCAGCACTTCTTTGGTTTCTCTTTCACTTGCTGGTTGCCGtgctttgatttctcttgaactcAGGTGCCCATATCTTGAGCAAGTCTCTTTAGATGGTTGTGATCATCTTGAAAGAGCATCATTTTGTCCT GTTGGTCTTAGGTCACTTAATCTTGGTATATGCCCCAAAATGAATGTGCTTCATATTGAAGCTCCACAAATGGCTTCACTTGAGCTGAAGGGCTGTGGTGTGCTATCTGAAGCATCTATTAATTGCCCCCTCTTAACCTCTTTTGATGCTTCATTCTGCAG CCACCTCAAGGATGACTGTTTATCTGCCACGACTTCATCATGCCCCCTCATTGAGTCATTAGTATTAATGTCATGTCCATCTGTTGGCTGTGATGGGCTCCTCTCGTTGCAGACTCTTCAAAACTTGACCTACCTAGACCTATCCTATACGTTTTTGGTTAACTTGCAACCTGTTTATGAATCATGCTTGCGGTTAAAG GTCCTAAAGTTGCAAGCATGCAAGTATCTGACTGATACATCTTTGGAACCTCTCTATAAAGAAAATGCTCTCCCAGCTCTTTGTGAGTTGGATTTATCGTACGGGACTCTATGCCAATCAGCCATTGAGGAATTGCTTGCCTGCTGCACGCATCTTACTCATGTCAGCTTGAATGGATGCATTAATATGCATGATTTAATTTGGGGATTTACTGGTGACCAACTGTCGCATATACCCAGTGTTAGTATAGCACCTCATGGATCTTCCTTGGAACAACATTTGCCAAATGAACTACCAAAGCGTCTGCTAGAGAACCTAAACTGTGTAGGTTGCCCAAATATTAAAAAGGTGGTTATTCCACTGGCACAAGGTTTCCTTTTGTCATCATTAAACCTTTCCCTGTCTGCGAATCTGAAGGAGGTTGATATAGCTTGTTACAACTTGTGCGTTCTCAATTTGAG CAATTGTTGTTCATTGGAATCATTGCAACTGGAATGTCCAAGATTGAGTAGCCTCTTTCTTCAG TCCTGCAACATTGACGAGGAAGCTGTTGAAGCTGCCGTATCACGATGTACTATGCTTGAGACGCTTGACGTGCGCTTTTGTCCCAAG ATTTGTCCACTGAGCATGACGAAGTTGAGGGTTGCATGTCCCAGTTTGAAACGCATTTTCAGCAGCTTAGTCCCATTGTAA
- the LOC132029564 gene encoding F-box/LRR-repeat protein 15 isoform X2, with protein MNQGGRDVSLSNLLGTIDDDGEDNGISNMEDLGVRMDLTDDLLHMVFSFLDHIDLCRAASVCSQWRAASSHEDFWRYLNFENKQISSDQFEDMCRRYPNATTINLYGTPNIHPLAMKAVSSLRNLDALTLGRGQLGETFFQALTDCNVLKSLTINDATLGNGIQEIPIYHDNLRLLQLVKCRVLRVSIRCPQLETLSLKRSSMPHAVLNCPLLHDLDIASCHKLSDAAIRSAATACPLLESLDMSNCSCVSDETLRDIAQTCGNLRVLDASYCPNISLESVRLVMLTVLKLHSCEGITSASMAAVAHSYMLEVLELDNCSLLTSVSLDLPRLRNIRLVHCRKFIDLNLHSGMLSSITVSNCPLLQRINITSSALKKLVLQKQESLTTIALQCPNLLEVDLTECESLTNSICEVFSDGGGCPVLKSLVLDNCESLTAMAFCSTSLVSLSLAGCRALISLELRCPYLEQVSLDGCDHLERASFCPVGLRSLNLGICPKMNVLHIEAPQMASLELKGCGVLSEASINCPLLTSFDASFCSHLKDDCLSATTSSCPLIESLVLMSCPSVGCDGLLSLQTLQNLTYLDLSYTFLVNLQPVYESCLRLKVLKLQACKYLTDTSLEPLYKENALPALCELDLSYGTLCQSAIEELLACCTHLTHVSLNGCINMHDLIWGFTGDQLSHIPSVSIAPHGSSLEQHLPNELPKRLLENLNCVGCPNIKKVVIPLAQGFLLSSLNLSLSANLKEVDIACYNLCVLNLSNCCSLESLQLECPRLSSLFLQSCNIDEEAVEAAVSRCTMLETLDVRFCPKICPLSMTKLRVACPSLKRIFSSLVPL; from the exons ATGAACCAGGGCGGTCGAGATGTGAGTTTGTCAAACTTACTTGGTACAATAGATGATGATGGGGAAGATAATGGCATCTCAAACATGGAGGATTTAGGTGTCCGGATGGATCTTACTGATGATTTGTTGCATATG GTATTCTCTTTTTTGGACCATATTGATCTTTGTCGAGCTGCAAGTGTTTGTAGCCAGTGGAGAGCAGCTAGCTCTCACGAAGATTTTTGGCGGTATCTGAATTTTGAGAACAAGCAGATTTCCTCAGATCAAT TTGAGGACATGTGTCGGCGATATCCAAATGCAACAACAATCAATTTATATGGAACTCCTAATATTCATCCACTGGCAATGAAAGCTGTTTCTTCATTAAG AAATCTTGACGCTCTAACGTTGGGCAGAGGTCAGTTGGGGGAAACATTTTTCCAAGCCTTAACAGATTGCAATGTATTGAAGAGCTTGACCATTAATGATGCCACTCTTGGAAATGGTATTCAGGAGATACCAATTTATCATGATAACTTGCGTCTTCTGCAGCTCGTGAAGTGCCGTGTGCTTCGAGTTTCTATCAG ATGTCCGCAGCTTGAAACGTTGTCACTTAAGCGTAGTAGCATGCCACATGCGGTGCTTAATTGCCCTCTTTTACATGACCTTGATATAGCTTCATGTCACAAACTTTCCGACGCTGCTATTCGTTCAGCAGCCACAGCATGCCCTCTTTTAGAGTCTTTGGATATGTCAAATTGTTCATGTGTCAGTGATGAAACACTGCGAGATATAGCTCAAACTTGTGGAAATCTTCGAGTTCTGGATGCTTCATACTGCCCAAACATTTCTCTTGAG TCTGTGAGGCTGGTTATGCTAACTGTTCTGAAGCTTCATAGTTGTGAGGGCATAACATCAGCTTCCATGGCTGCCGTAGCCCATAGCTATATGTTAGAG GTTCTGGAGCTTGATAATTGCAGTTTATTGACATCAGTGTCATTGGATCTTCCTCGCCTTCGGAACATTAGACTAGTACATTGTCGCAA GTTTATTGACCTCAACTTGCATAGTGGAATGTTATCATCAATTACTGTTTCTAATTGCCCACTGCTGCAACGAATCAATATAACTTCAAGTGCACTCAAA AAATTAGTTTTGCAGAAGCAAGAAAGCTTGACAACAATTGCATTACAGTGTCCGAATTTGCTAGAAGTAGACCTTACTGAGTGTGAATCGCTCACCAATTCTATCTGTGAAGTTTTCAGCGATGGTGGTGGCTGTCCCGTGCTTAAATCCTTAGTTCTGGATAACTGCGAG AGCTTGACAGCTATGGCTTTCTGCAGCACTTCTTTGGTTTCTCTTTCACTTGCTGGTTGCCGtgctttgatttctcttgaactcAGGTGCCCATATCTTGAGCAAGTCTCTTTAGATGGTTGTGATCATCTTGAAAGAGCATCATTTTGTCCT GTTGGTCTTAGGTCACTTAATCTTGGTATATGCCCCAAAATGAATGTGCTTCATATTGAAGCTCCACAAATGGCTTCACTTGAGCTGAAGGGCTGTGGTGTGCTATCTGAAGCATCTATTAATTGCCCCCTCTTAACCTCTTTTGATGCTTCATTCTGCAG CCACCTCAAGGATGACTGTTTATCTGCCACGACTTCATCATGCCCCCTCATTGAGTCATTAGTATTAATGTCATGTCCATCTGTTGGCTGTGATGGGCTCCTCTCGTTGCAGACTCTTCAAAACTTGACCTACCTAGACCTATCCTATACGTTTTTGGTTAACTTGCAACCTGTTTATGAATCATGCTTGCGGTTAAAG GTCCTAAAGTTGCAAGCATGCAAGTATCTGACTGATACATCTTTGGAACCTCTCTATAAAGAAAATGCTCTCCCAGCTCTTTGTGAGTTGGATTTATCGTACGGGACTCTATGCCAATCAGCCATTGAGGAATTGCTTGCCTGCTGCACGCATCTTACTCATGTCAGCTTGAATGGATGCATTAATATGCATGATTTAATTTGGGGATTTACTGGTGACCAACTGTCGCATATACCCAGTGTTAGTATAGCACCTCATGGATCTTCCTTGGAACAACATTTGCCAAATGAACTACCAAAGCGTCTGCTAGAGAACCTAAACTGTGTAGGTTGCCCAAATATTAAAAAGGTGGTTATTCCACTGGCACAAGGTTTCCTTTTGTCATCATTAAACCTTTCCCTGTCTGCGAATCTGAAGGAGGTTGATATAGCTTGTTACAACTTGTGCGTTCTCAATTTGAG CAATTGTTGTTCATTGGAATCATTGCAACTGGAATGTCCAAGATTGAGTAGCCTCTTTCTTCAG TCCTGCAACATTGACGAGGAAGCTGTTGAAGCTGCCGTATCACGATGTACTATGCTTGAGACGCTTGACGTGCGCTTTTGTCCCAAG ATTTGTCCACTGAGCATGACGAAGTTGAGGGTTGCATGTCCCAGTTTGAAACGCATTTTCAGCAGCTTAGTCCCATTGTAA